The following coding sequences are from one Primulina eburnea isolate SZY01 chromosome 15, ASM2296580v1, whole genome shotgun sequence window:
- the LOC140815573 gene encoding uncharacterized protein, with amino-acid sequence MFSKENYDDWKIRIQAHLAAQDDDMWYIITDGPMKILKVNTATATIEGAPQMVEKHIYEWTAEDKKKTNLDNVAKDILYKTLDKNLFAKIKTCTTAKETWEKLTQLCEGNDQTQENKLTVTIQKFDNAKMKPGETLTEFDERFSGIIIELISLGKDYSNREISLKVMRALPREWDVKTIAMQETKDLNKLELHDLFANLKAYEFELGIRIEEEPSTSQQTKALVASTVNLPVEESTSNKSAEKLSNEAMPRRDEKKSSDIRRVKDNKRFIKKKSQRVLVAEEEKGKWAESETEKSTSEESSSESEDEKLECLMAKEDQESIDEMATKKNELEESIWFLDSGCSRHMTRNKDLLSEIVNYKDQTITFGDNSKCRTVGKGKIIHDKVIIKDVLLVENLCYNLISINQLCDKGYTVEFKKLLCTVKTSSRNIMLTGHREQNTYKVKWNDDYLNENKFALHSKAEEETHQQDVWNSSYGFIWTNIRNELRGKEIYSRSN; translated from the exons ATGTTTTCTAAAGAAAAttatgatgattggaaaattcgAATACAGGCACATCTAGCAgcccaagatgatgatatgtggtatatTATCACTGATGGGCCGATGAAAATCTTGAAAGTTAATACAGCTACCGCTACAATCGAAGGTGCTCCTCAAATGGTAGAAAAGCACATATATGAATGGACAGCTGAAGACAAAAAGAAGACAAATCTGGATAACGTTGCAAAAGACATCCTCTACAAGACTCTGGACAAAAATCTGTTTGCCAAAATCAAAACTTGCACTACTGCTAAGGAAACATGGGAAAAACTCACTCAATTATGTGAAGGCAACGATCAGACACAAGAAAACAAGTTAACTGTCACcattcagaagtttgacaatgcGAAAATGAAGCCAGGAGAAACTCTGACAGAATTTGATGAACGGTTCAGCGGTATTATCATCGAACTCATTTCATTAGGAAAAGATTATTCTAACCGTGAAATTTCCTTAAAGGTTATGCGAGCtcttcccagagaatgggacgtAAAGACTATAGCAATGCAAGAAACCAAAGATCTAAACAAGCTGGAACTTCATGACCTCTTCGCCAACCTTAAAGCATATGAGTTCGAGCTTGGGATACGAAttgaagaagaaccatccacCTCTCAACAAACAAAGGCATTGGTAGCTTCCACAGTAAATCTTCCGGTCGAAGAGTCCACTAGTAATAAATCGGCCGAGAAATTAAGCAATGAAGCCAT GCCAAGAAGAGATGAAAAGAAATCAAGTGACATAAGACGAGTTAAAGACAACAAAAGATTCATCAAAAAGAAGAGTCAGCGAGTCTTAGTTGCAGAAGAAGAGAAAGGCAAATGGGCTGAATCAGAAACTGAAAAATCTACTTCTGAAGAATCTTCAAGTGAAAGCGAAGATGAAAAATTAGAGTGTCTCATGGCCAAAGAAGATCAAGAATCTATTGATGAAATG GCAACAAAGAAAAATGAGCTGGAAGAATCTATCTGGTTCTTGGATAGTGGCTGCTCTAGACACATGACTAGAAACAAAGATCTCTTATCAGAAATAGTCAACTACAAAGATCAAACAATCACCTTTGGTGATAATTCTAAATGTAGAACTGTGGGtaaaggtaagattatccaCGACAAAGTTATCATTAAAGATGTGCTTCTTGTAGAAAATCTATGTTATAACTTGATAAGCATAAACCAACTATGTGACAAGGGTTACACCGTTGAGTTTAAAAAACTCTTATGCACTGTTAAAACCTCATCTCGTAATATCATGTTAACTGGTCATAGAGAGCAAAATACATATAAAGTCAAATGGAATGATGATTATCTTAAT GAAAACAAGTTCGCTCTACATTCAAAAGCAGAGGAAGAAACTCATCAGCAAGATGTCTGGAATTCTTCATATGGATTTATTTGGACCAATATTCGTAACGAGCTTAGGGGGAAAGAAATATACTCTCGTAGTAATTGA